In Clostridium swellfunianum, a genomic segment contains:
- a CDS encoding ABC transporter permease, with protein MILPFKIAVRFLKSSKGQTALIALGIAVGVSVQIFIGSLIQGLQKSLINKTIGNSSQITISSNTNDKTIENYKNIKDKINALDTGIINLSITADGPALIKDDSKTYSVLVRGMDLDASDKIYNIKDRLYEGSEPKEINEVIIGKELQKELNLKLGDELEILANSGQPKKLTVTGFYDLKVASINKSWMLTTLETSQGLFSLDNKATGVEMQVKDIFKADIIADELAAVMPDNVKVDNWKAQNAELLSGLNGQSVSSIMIQVFVLVAVVLGIASVLAITVVQKSRQIGILKAMGIKDRTASLIFLFEGLLLGILGAVLGVLLGLSLSLMFTKFALNPDGTPVVSLYIDYNFIALSALIALASATLAALIPARRSSRLNPIEVIKNG; from the coding sequence ATGATATTACCATTTAAAATAGCAGTTCGTTTCTTAAAATCCAGCAAAGGACAAACTGCACTAATCGCACTTGGAATTGCTGTTGGGGTATCTGTGCAAATATTTATAGGCTCTCTTATACAAGGTCTTCAAAAAAGCCTAATAAATAAAACCATAGGGAACTCCTCTCAGATAACCATAAGTTCAAATACTAATGACAAAACTATCGAAAATTATAAAAACATTAAAGACAAAATAAACGCTTTAGACACTGGAATTATAAATCTTTCTATTACTGCTGACGGACCTGCACTTATAAAAGATGACAGCAAAACTTATTCAGTCTTAGTTAGAGGGATGGATCTAGATGCTTCAGATAAAATTTACAATATTAAAGATAGGCTTTATGAAGGCAGCGAGCCAAAAGAGATTAATGAAGTTATTATAGGCAAGGAGCTTCAAAAGGAACTTAACCTTAAGCTTGGTGATGAGCTTGAAATACTAGCAAACTCAGGACAGCCTAAAAAATTAACTGTAACAGGCTTTTATGACCTCAAGGTTGCCTCTATTAATAAGTCTTGGATGTTAACAACCCTCGAAACTTCCCAAGGATTATTCTCTCTAGACAATAAAGCTACTGGAGTAGAAATGCAGGTTAAGGATATTTTCAAGGCTGATATTATTGCAGATGAATTAGCAGCAGTAATGCCTGATAATGTTAAGGTGGATAACTGGAAGGCTCAAAATGCAGAACTTCTCAGCGGTCTGAATGGACAAAGTGTTTCCAGCATAATGATTCAAGTATTTGTATTAGTTGCTGTTGTGCTTGGAATAGCTAGCGTGCTTGCCATAACAGTAGTTCAAAAATCAAGACAAATTGGAATTCTTAAGGCTATGGGTATAAAGGATAGAACAGCAAGTTTGATTTTCCTCTTTGAAGGACTTCTGCTTGGAATTTTAGGTGCAGTACTTGGCGTATTACTTGGACTTTCTTTAAGCTTGATGTTTACAAAGTTTGCATTAAACCCAGACGGAACTCCAGTAGTTAGTTTATATATAGACTATAACTTTATTGCTCTTTCTGCATTGATTGCACTTGCTTCTGCAACCTTAGCAGCTTTGATTCCAGCAAGACGTTCTTCAAGACTGAATCCGATAGAGGTGATTAAAAATGGCTAA
- a CDS encoding cobalamin B12-binding domain-containing protein, whose amino-acid sequence MHHYYNEFMKTIETENRNALLNFILPKLKNNEIDIITLYTEILAPSLNSMVQNKTDKAFIWREHVRSSIIRTIIENCYPYVIKERDESYKLNINKKIAVVCPSEEYHEIGARMITDFFTLLGYNATFVGSNTPKEEFLEALQNIKLDYIAISVSNPYSLIAARKAIEKIREADPKIKILVGGSAFKHKEHSHKEIGADMYLHSFEDIKKLAEEDGQ is encoded by the coding sequence ATGCATCACTATTACAATGAATTTATGAAAACCATTGAAACTGAAAACAGAAACGCTTTATTAAATTTTATTTTACCAAAACTAAAGAATAACGAAATAGATATAATAACTCTTTACACAGAGATATTAGCTCCTTCTTTAAACAGCATGGTTCAAAATAAAACTGATAAAGCCTTTATATGGAGGGAGCATGTTAGAAGCTCTATTATAAGAACTATTATTGAAAACTGCTACCCTTATGTAATTAAGGAGAGAGATGAAAGCTATAAGCTCAACATTAATAAAAAGATAGCAGTGGTTTGCCCTTCAGAGGAATATCACGAAATAGGAGCAAGGATGATAACAGATTTTTTCACTCTTTTAGGTTATAATGCCACTTTTGTAGGAAGCAATACTCCTAAAGAAGAATTTTTAGAAGCTTTACAAAATATCAAGCTTGACTATATAGCTATAAGCGTTTCAAATCCTTACAGCTTAATTGCTGCTCGTAAGGCCATTGAAAAGATACGAGAGGCTGACCCGAAAATTAAAATATTAGTTGGAGGCAGCGCTTTTAAGCATAAGGAACATTCACACAAGGAAATTGGAGCAGATATGTATCTTCATTCCTTTGAGGATATAAAAAAGCTTGCGGAGGAGGATGGACAATGA
- a CDS encoding helix-turn-helix domain-containing protein, producing MSKELSNRIKELRKKNKYTQKELAELLEVGQTTIANYEKGLRVPDAEKLNKIADLFQVTLDYLLGRDENKQNLNKEVKPNSMAFKSIDEVYKVFLENLLKGYREEARSSILDLYEEGINIGQIYFDILEKALKEVGALWEQGVIDVWKEHLISEAILDIMRELRVKEKSIYGRVHSLIALTPVPEMHNIGLKMIADMLELEGWHVVYLGSSVPAISLIKAIEAEEPDLVAISVTLPYHIEAAKHTIAAIKNYFRQKSPNIIIGGAAFANCRNVCEETGANYYGINLEDIKAAVRKDSK from the coding sequence ATGAGCAAAGAACTATCAAATCGTATTAAGGAGCTTAGAAAGAAAAATAAATATACACAAAAAGAACTTGCGGAGCTGCTTGAGGTAGGGCAAACTACTATAGCAAACTATGAGAAGGGGCTAAGGGTTCCTGATGCTGAGAAATTAAATAAGATAGCAGATTTATTTCAGGTCACTTTAGATTATCTTTTGGGAAGAGATGAAAATAAGCAGAATTTAAATAAAGAAGTTAAGCCAAATAGTATGGCATTTAAATCTATTGATGAAGTTTATAAAGTTTTCCTAGAAAACCTCTTGAAAGGATATCGAGAAGAAGCAAGAAGTTCTATTCTTGATCTTTATGAAGAAGGTATCAACATTGGGCAGATATATTTTGATATATTGGAGAAAGCGTTAAAAGAAGTAGGAGCTCTTTGGGAACAAGGTGTTATCGATGTTTGGAAGGAGCATCTTATATCTGAGGCAATATTAGATATTATGAGAGAGCTTAGGGTGAAGGAGAAGAGCATATATGGAAGAGTCCATTCACTGATTGCTTTGACTCCAGTACCTGAGATGCACAATATTGGACTTAAGATGATTGCAGATATGCTGGAGCTTGAGGGGTGGCATGTGGTTTATTTAGGTTCCAGTGTTCCCGCTATAAGCCTTATTAAAGCTATAGAGGCAGAAGAACCAGATTTGGTTGCTATTTCGGTCACTTTACCTTATCATATAGAAGCTGCAAAGCATACTATAGCAGCGATTAAAAATTATTTTAGGCAAAAGTCACCCAATATAATAATTGGCGGGGCAGCATTTGCAAATTGCAGGAATGTATGTGAGGAAACAGGGGCAAATTATTATGGAATAAATCTTGAAGATATTAAAGCTGCAGTCAGAAAAGATAGTAAGTAG
- a CDS encoding purine-nucleoside phosphorylase, whose product MYDKVMESVRYIEEKINLKPEIGVILGSGLGNLTDTLENKQYLDYKDIPNFPQSTVKGHQGRLVFGLLNGVKVLFMQGRFHYYEGYSMKEVTYPVYVMKMLGIKNLIVTNACGGINTSFEPGTLMLINDFINLMGTNPLIGENDERFGPRFPDMSEPYDLKLIEKARDAASELGIDCKEGVYAGFMGPYYETASEIVMIGRMGADAVGMSTVPETIVANYLGMKVLGIACITNMATGIQTVKHSHERVVEIAQKASVKLCSLVTKIIETI is encoded by the coding sequence ATGTATGATAAAGTAATGGAATCAGTAAGATATATTGAGGAAAAGATTAACTTAAAACCTGAAATTGGTGTTATTCTTGGATCAGGACTTGGCAATCTAACAGATACGCTTGAAAACAAGCAATACTTAGATTATAAGGATATACCAAACTTCCCGCAATCTACAGTAAAAGGTCACCAGGGAAGGCTTGTTTTTGGACTTTTAAATGGAGTGAAGGTACTCTTTATGCAGGGCAGATTCCACTATTACGAAGGTTATAGTATGAAGGAAGTTACCTATCCTGTATATGTAATGAAAATGCTTGGTATTAAAAATCTTATAGTAACTAACGCCTGTGGAGGAATAAACACAAGCTTCGAACCTGGAACTCTAATGCTTATTAACGACTTTATAAATCTTATGGGAACTAATCCTTTGATAGGTGAAAATGACGAAAGATTTGGCCCAAGATTCCCTGACATGTCAGAGCCTTATGACCTTAAGTTAATAGAGAAGGCAAGAGATGCAGCTTCAGAGCTTGGAATTGACTGCAAGGAAGGTGTTTACGCAGGCTTTATGGGACCCTACTACGAAACTGCCTCAGAAATTGTTATGATTGGGAGAATGGGAGCAGATGCAGTAGGTATGTCTACAGTTCCGGAAACCATAGTAGCTAATTATTTAGGTATGAAGGTGCTTGGAATAGCATGTATAACTAATATGGCTACAGGAATACAAACCGTAAAGCACTCTCATGAGAGAGTAGTAGAAATAGCACAAAAAGCTTCTGTAAAGTTATGCAGTTTGGTTACTAAAATTATAGAAACTATTTAA
- a CDS encoding YhdH/YhfP family quinone oxidoreductase — protein sequence MRDKFKAMVVSEIEGKYVREIKEREISGLPEGDVLINVKYSSLNYKDALSATGNKGVTRKYPHTPGIDAAGVVEESNCEEFKAGDEVIVTGYDLGMNTSGGFSEYIRVPKEWIVKLPKGLSLMESMIYGTAGFTAALSVYKLIQSGVKKEAGEVLVTGATGGVGSLAVSMLHKLGYSVVAGTGKAEAKDMLLKTGARDIILREELDDKLGKALLKTRWAGVIDTVGGNILATALKTTNYGGSVTSCGNAASHEFSTTVFPFILRGVNLLGVDSVQCPMDLRLKLWGLMASEWKPENLGLNVEEVALEGLEDKIKEILEGKIIGRTLVNISL from the coding sequence ATGAGAGATAAATTTAAAGCAATGGTAGTAAGTGAAATTGAAGGCAAGTATGTAAGAGAGATTAAAGAAAGAGAAATTTCCGGGCTTCCTGAAGGTGATGTTCTGATAAATGTTAAATACTCTTCCTTAAATTATAAGGATGCTCTTTCAGCTACAGGAAACAAGGGGGTTACTAGAAAATATCCACATACCCCTGGTATAGATGCTGCCGGAGTAGTGGAAGAGAGCAATTGCGAAGAGTTTAAAGCTGGAGATGAGGTTATAGTAACAGGCTATGACTTAGGAATGAATACTTCCGGAGGTTTTAGCGAGTATATTAGAGTTCCTAAAGAGTGGATTGTGAAGCTGCCTAAGGGGCTTTCACTTATGGAAAGCATGATATATGGTACTGCAGGGTTTACTGCAGCTTTATCTGTTTATAAGCTAATACAGTCTGGTGTTAAAAAGGAAGCTGGAGAAGTATTAGTAACTGGGGCAACAGGTGGAGTAGGAAGCCTTGCTGTAAGCATGCTTCATAAGCTTGGCTATAGTGTTGTTGCCGGAACAGGCAAAGCTGAGGCTAAGGATATGCTTTTAAAGACAGGAGCCAGGGATATAATCTTAAGAGAAGAGCTTGATGATAAATTAGGAAAAGCTTTATTAAAAACCAGATGGGCTGGAGTTATAGATACTGTTGGTGGAAATATTTTAGCTACGGCTCTTAAAACTACTAACTATGGCGGTAGTGTAACAAGCTGTGGTAATGCAGCATCACATGAGTTTTCTACCACAGTTTTTCCTTTTATTCTTAGAGGAGTTAATCTTTTAGGGGTAGATTCTGTTCAGTGTCCAATGGACTTAAGGTTAAAGCTTTGGGGTTTGATGGCCTCTGAGTGGAAGCCAGAAAATCTTGGACTTAATGTTGAGGAAGTAGCCCTTGAAGGCTTAGAGGATAAAATTAAGGAGATCTTAGAAGGAAAAATCATAGGAAGAACTCTTGTAAATATTAGTTTATAA
- a CDS encoding MDR family MFS transporter: MDLRKRNIVISLMVAMFLGAVEGTVVTTAIPTIVKALSGFELISWVFSVYLLTSAISTPIYGKLSDLFGRKNILSIGIIIFLTGSFLCGISGNMYQLIIFRAIQGLGAGAIFTVTYTIVGDIFTLSERAKVQGWLSTVWGVASLAGPFLGGFLIEHLSWNWIFFINLPFGILSIVLLQKNLDEHTEKKKVKIDFAGTIVLSASILIFLYGTMSKGEDSSLFSPKTIGASIGALILLIIFYFIEKKASEPIIPVEIFTRINIIVNIISFFIAAVLIGVDVYMPLYMQNVLGFSPTISGLSMAPMSIAWTISGVILAKAIPLYGEKTVIGLSVFITLLSCVLLVTLSVGSSIVLVIVYASIMGFGFGGAFTTLTIVVQSSVGYSIRGAATATNALVRTIGQTIGVSILGSVINLSIVKYFNDIGIKGIKPDDLYSSTAVSSSLSLEQIRGSVFSGVHIVFLILASAALICLLLSFTLSNNLKEEA, translated from the coding sequence ATGGACTTAAGAAAAAGAAATATAGTAATTTCACTTATGGTAGCAATGTTTTTAGGAGCGGTTGAGGGAACTGTTGTAACTACTGCGATTCCTACAATAGTAAAAGCTTTAAGCGGGTTTGAGCTTATAAGCTGGGTTTTCTCTGTATACTTATTAACCTCAGCTATTTCAACTCCTATATATGGAAAACTATCAGATTTATTTGGAAGAAAAAATATACTTTCAATAGGAATAATAATATTCTTAACAGGAAGTTTTTTATGCGGTATATCCGGAAATATGTATCAGCTAATAATTTTCCGTGCTATACAAGGACTTGGAGCAGGAGCAATATTTACTGTAACCTATACTATAGTTGGAGACATCTTTACTCTTTCAGAAAGGGCAAAGGTACAGGGTTGGTTAAGTACGGTATGGGGCGTAGCAAGTCTTGCTGGTCCTTTCCTTGGAGGTTTTTTAATAGAGCACTTGTCTTGGAATTGGATTTTCTTTATTAACCTTCCTTTTGGAATATTATCAATAGTGCTTTTACAGAAAAACTTAGACGAGCATACAGAAAAGAAAAAAGTCAAAATTGACTTTGCAGGAACCATTGTATTGTCTGCCTCTATACTAATATTTTTGTATGGGACAATGTCAAAAGGAGAAGACAGCAGTCTATTTTCTCCTAAGACTATAGGAGCCTCAATAGGTGCACTTATACTGCTCATTATTTTTTATTTTATAGAGAAAAAAGCTTCAGAACCAATAATTCCAGTTGAAATTTTTACAAGGATAAATATTATAGTTAATATAATAAGCTTTTTTATTGCTGCGGTTTTAATTGGCGTAGATGTATATATGCCTTTATATATGCAAAATGTTTTAGGCTTTAGCCCAACTATATCAGGGCTTTCAATGGCGCCTATGTCTATAGCATGGACAATATCTGGAGTGATTTTAGCAAAGGCTATACCGTTATACGGCGAAAAAACGGTAATTGGATTATCAGTTTTCATTACTTTATTAAGCTGTGTACTTTTAGTTACATTGTCAGTAGGCTCATCTATAGTCTTAGTTATAGTTTACGCCTCTATCATGGGCTTTGGATTTGGTGGAGCTTTTACCACGTTAACCATAGTGGTGCAATCCTCTGTGGGTTACAGTATAAGAGGAGCAGCTACTGCAACTAATGCGCTTGTAAGAACTATAGGACAGACTATAGGAGTAAGTATTTTAGGAAGTGTGATAAATTTAAGCATAGTTAAATACTTTAATGATATAGGCATAAAGGGGATTAAACCGGATGATTTATATTCTTCAACTGCTGTAAGCAGTAGTTTATCCCTAGAACAAATCAGAGGCTCTGTATTTTCGGGAGTTCATATAGTGTTTCTCATATTAGCTTCTGCCGCTTTGATTTGTTTGCTGTTGTCCTTTACGTTATCTAATAACTTAAAAGAAGAAGCTTAA
- a CDS encoding SHOCT domain-containing protein has protein sequence MASGQNSTLELVIVNALRIPGVKVDRTEFLTKTFSNYAEPSRLGKIIELGPVNAGIDVKTINSEAKALIDKRTLQSSGVSFAAGLPGGFAMAASIPADTMQFFGTALRIAQELAYLYGFKDLWENGAIDDKAVRNELIIFIGVMFGVSGSAAALRVISANMSKQILKKLPQKTLTKTVSYPIIKKIAALLGVKLTKDTFAKGLSKAIPIIGGVVSAGMTYASMKPMGERLRKTLIESVSSYSQSDYNRDLGEVGVDLDNYIDVEYEEASEQKEARTNITSMADEIMKLKQLLDLGAITSEEFEKLKANLLNSRL, from the coding sequence ATGGCTAGTGGACAAAATAGTACCTTAGAGCTAGTAATAGTAAATGCACTTAGAATACCAGGAGTAAAAGTAGATAGAACAGAGTTTTTAACAAAAACCTTTAGTAATTATGCTGAGCCATCACGACTTGGCAAGATTATAGAACTCGGGCCTGTAAATGCAGGTATTGATGTTAAAACTATTAATAGTGAAGCAAAAGCGCTTATAGATAAAAGAACTCTTCAAAGTTCAGGGGTTTCCTTCGCAGCAGGGCTGCCAGGAGGCTTTGCAATGGCTGCCTCTATACCTGCTGATACGATGCAGTTTTTTGGTACAGCTCTACGCATAGCTCAAGAGCTTGCTTATTTGTATGGATTTAAGGATTTATGGGAAAATGGAGCTATAGATGATAAAGCAGTTAGAAATGAACTTATAATTTTTATAGGTGTTATGTTTGGGGTAAGCGGTTCAGCTGCTGCACTTAGGGTAATATCTGCAAATATGTCGAAGCAAATTCTTAAAAAGCTGCCTCAAAAGACATTAACAAAAACAGTTTCCTACCCTATTATTAAAAAAATTGCAGCTCTTCTTGGGGTTAAGCTTACAAAGGATACCTTCGCAAAAGGATTATCTAAGGCAATTCCTATAATTGGAGGAGTTGTTTCTGCTGGCATGACCTATGCATCAATGAAACCAATGGGTGAGCGTTTAAGAAAAACCTTAATTGAATCAGTAAGCAGTTATAGCCAATCAGATTATAATAGAGACTTAGGTGAAGTAGGAGTAGATTTAGATAATTACATAGATGTAGAATATGAAGAAGCTTCAGAACAAAAGGAGGCTAGAACAAACATTACTAGCATGGCAGATGAAATAATGAAGCTAAAACAACTTTTAGACCTTGGAGCAATAACTTCTGAAGAGTTTGAAAAACTAAAAGCAAATTTGTTAAACTCTAGACTTTAA